The following are encoded in a window of Arvicanthis niloticus isolate mArvNil1 chromosome 1, mArvNil1.pat.X, whole genome shotgun sequence genomic DNA:
- the LOC117720764 gene encoding GTP-binding nuclear protein Ran-like yields the protein MAAQGDRQVQFKLVLVGNGGTGKTMFVKRHLTGQFEKKYVATLGVEVHPLVFHTNRGPIKFNVWDTAGQEKFGGLRDGYYLQAQCAIIMFDVTSRVSYKNVPNWHRDLVRVCENIPIVLCGNKVDVKDREVKAKSIVFHRKKNLQYYDISARSNYNIEKPFLWLARKLTRDFNLELVAMPARAPPVVMVPALAAQYQRDLEVAQTTALPDEDDDL from the coding sequence ATGGCCGCCCAGGGAGATCGGCAGGTCCAGTTCAAGCTCGTCCTGGTGGGCAATGGCGGCACTGGGAAGACGATGTTTGTGAAGCGCCATTTGACGGGCCAGTTTGAGAAGAAGTACGTAGCCACCCTGGGTGTGGAGGTGCACCCACTTGTCTTCCATACCAACAGAGGACCCATCAAGTTCAACGTGTGGGACACAGCCGGCCAGGAGAAGTTCGGGGGCCTGCGCGATGGCTACTACCTCCAAGCCCAGTGCGCCATTATAATGTTTGATGTAACATCAAGAGTTTCTTACAAGAACGTACCTAACTGGCATAGAGATCTGGTACGCGTGTGTGAAAACATCCCCATTGTATTGTGTGGCAACAAAGTGGATGTTAAAGACAGGGAAGTGAAGGCAAAATCTATTGTCTTCCACCGAAAGAAGAATCTTCAGTACTATGACATTTCTGCCAGAAGTAACTACAACATTGAAAAGCCTTTCCTCTGGCTTGCCAGAAAGCTCACCAGAGATTTTAACTTGGAGTTGGTTGCCATGCCTGCTCGTGCTCCACCTGTGGTCATGGTCCCAGCTTTGGCAGCACAGTACCAGCGTGATTTAGAGGTTGCTCAGACAACTGCTCTCCCAGATGAGGATGACGACCTGTAA